GACTGTGCAGAAAAGGGAGACCCAAGATTACAAAGCCTATCCTGTTTCAGATTCTACTGTGTTCCTTAACTGGGTAAGCAAAACCACTGCTAAGCTTTGTAAAACACTAAATATAAGAAGATTCTACTCTATAATCCTATAAACATGACATGCAGGGCAACAGGAAATCAAGTGTTTTActatgttgggttaaaatattCATCCCCCACCATCGCATGTGCATTGACCAATGTCCTGCCTGCTGCCACTTTTCTCCTCGCTCTTCTTTTCAGGTATCTAaagtttccttctcttttcactcaccattttaaaatcatcgCCACTCATTTCTGCACTGCATTTCAATACAATTAATCTTGTTTGGTAGACAAGAATCTGTGGGGATCAGGACAACCCCAGGTGCAGCCAAGGTGATGGGGACTGTTGTGTGCGTCGGAGGGGCAATGTTGCTGTCGTTCTACCATGGACAAACCATCAACCTGGGTGAATCTGGGATTCATTGGAAGTATGCCGAGATGATGAGGGGGGGAAGTTCCAGCAGCCAAGGCGGCAGCGCCATCTGGGGCTCTCTCTACTTGATCATAAGCTCTGTTGCTTGGGCGGCTTGGTTTGTAATCCAAGTCAGTGTGTTTTTTAACTTTGCTTCTTTAACAACTTcgcttctttcttttttgctgAGCCAAATCTAAGACACTACTGTTAATTCCTGCAGGCAAGGGTTAACTCTCAGTTTCCAGCTCCCTACACAAGCACGGCTATCATGACTTTCATGGCAACCATTCAATGTGGAGCAATCGCCGTTGGCATTGAGCACAACACAGCTGCAGCTTGGTCATTGAAAAGTCCAATCCGCCTTGTTGGTGCTCTCTATGCGGTATCATTGTTCCTTCTCCAACTAACCTTCTCCTGAACAGAATTGAGAATCTCTGACCATCAAGAATCTGATGAAGAAATCTCAATTACtgattccttttcttttcacaatACAAAGGATTCGCAGATGTTGTCCATTTCAAACTAAACACACATCAATTTGCTACTACAACCTACACAAAAAGCTTAATTAATACTAATGACCATAATAatcttctcctctctaactaaGTTTTACATTTCCAGGGAGTGGCGTGCTCAGGGGTTGCATTTTGCCTAACCTCCTGGAGTATCCAAAAGAAAGGTCCTCTCTATGCCTCAGTTTTCAGCCCCTTCTTGCTCATTATCGTGGCTATTTTCAGCTGGGCCTTCTTTCAAGAAAAGTTATACGTAGGAACGTGAGTATCTACAAGTTCCGATCGACAAGTTTATATTGTATATTGAACTTGGGTTCAAATGCCAACAAAAAACATGGTTGTCTCAGTGTTGTAGGGTCATTGTTGATTGTTGTTGGGCTATATGCTGTCCTATGGGGAAAGACCAAAGAGGTGAAACTACAACAGGTTATTGAAATGGCGGCAGTAGCAGAGGCAAAGCTGGATGAGTGTAATACCAAAGATGACTTGGAAGAACAGTCGTATGTGGTTTCAAATGGAAATATTGTCCATAAGTAATAGATGAGAGAAAGGAGTAAGAAAGGTAATACAGATCAAAATCCATTCACTTTCAACAGAAGACAGAGTTAAGAAAGAAGATGTTCAAAGGAAGGCATAGCATCTCCAACGGTTGTATCCcttttatgaaatgaaattttacgTTGTTCAAGTCTCAATATTCACTACTTTACATTCTAGAGAAAAATCATCATACAAAAAACTCATTGTAGCTTATCAAATTACAACAACTGTTATTATCCTCCAAAATGTGCATCTTCAAGATCATAATCCTTAAGTAATCAAAATACCAGAAGGCAGCAGCAGAAATGGAATCAGTCATTTAAATATGAGGAGAATACCACAAATGTTTAGGTGGTCTTGGTCTGCAGAAGTCCAATGACGGTCTAGGAGTTGTGCACCTAGTGTACTGCTTGCATAGCTAGAGAGGTGACAGTGTAGCCGAAGGATACGAGTAAGGAAGATATTGATGAAGAGGACCCAACCTTCTAATAGTTTGTTGGGCGATATGTATAGAGGGAAATGAAGGACTGAACAAAATAGAAGCCGCTCTCCTGGATGATGGACAACAAATTGGGGAGAAAAAACGCAAGAAACTGGATTATTTGCAAGTAGCAGCAACAGTTTCTAAATGCCTGAtgccagagagagagagagagagagagaaagaacaagagaCTGCATTATTTGCAAAACGTGCAACTGGCAATAACAGCTTTCATTACTTGCAATTGGTAGAGGCATGATGAGAGAATTAGTCAAGCTAACCAAGTTAGCCAGTCTAATGAAATCATGGGTACTAGAACACTAGATTCAGCTTAATGATTCGTTGGACAAGTATTAGAGAAAAAGCAACTTAGAGCAATGGGATTTGGCATCAAAGACATCTGGCATATCTATTCAACCAAGTCCGAGAGGAACCTCATACATGTCCACACTTTTCAATATCCAAGGAGTTTCCAGAAAGAGAGGTAAAGAAAGTAAAAGAGGCAATAAGAGATCAAGAACAAGATTAAACTTGATgacttttttccattttttccaGACGTGATGATGGATCTTTGTTTGCTTCTTTACTTAAATACCTTTCGACTTTGCTTGGATGTATCGTCTAATTTTTCGAAGTGAATGTGATCCAGCTTGTCTGAACTCAAATCATACAGAACTATATGAAAAACATTCAACTTTATAAGAATAAATTTTCTTGATGTAATAGCAATTCCCAAACAAGATGACCTACTTTTGAAGGTAATGTGGTATAGAAATCAATatcatgaattaaaataagaacacCCTATGAATAGGTAACGAAATTAAAGGTTTTCATGAATTCTGTTTGATGGATGACTATGATAATGGGGTTTAAGCATTTTCTAGTTCTTTCTCTAAATGTTGCAAGGAGAAAAGGAAGACTTCTTACAGCCTAAGAACTCTGTTTGAGCTGAACAAGAAGTTCTCTTCTCCGTGAAGTGAAGCCGGAGAAGTCTGTTTAGCGGTCGATggagaaagaaggaatcgaGGCGTGACATTGtaaatgataattttaaaagatgtaAAAACTTGATTGGGACTTACCAGCACCAATGGATCCGACAAGAAGGCAGCGATCAACCAGCGTTGAGGATGAGGGGGTTGGAACCTGGCGGAGGCTCACCGTGGGTTCTAAGGTAAGTGAATCGGCAGAGGCCATGGATGACGATGGTGGAGGATTGCAATTGGGGGCACAGAAACggagttttttaaaacacggaTCGAAGAGGAAACAAATGGAATTCAGAAATTGGGTAGGAGGGTGATGGACAAAGAACGggaattttaaaacaaaaaacgtTAAAAACTTGtttggcccatgcaggtttcgaacctgcgaccttcgcgttattagcacgacgctctaaccaactgagctaataggccgcTTGTGTCAACTTTGTctgtttattataaatatatcaaataagacatatttcttttttttttcccctattttgttctttttaatacATTTGTTTACTTTATTAAATTCCAAATGggaatcaatttttttcatcttatGAACTAAATTCCAAACCAATGAGGGGgcaatatttcaaatttagttaattatggggctatttttctaaatttacaATCCTTAGggtcatttttataaaatgctaatttttgtaaatttggtTTATTAGGAGGCTTGTCATTACAAATTGCATTTCATGTAGGTTATATTCCCAATTTACCCTCTTAGgctattttttcaaaaatacccatTTTAGGGCTACTTTTCCAAATTTGCCCATAACATAGAATTAAACTTGAATAACTTTACCCAAAACCCTGGTAATTCATTTACATAGCTTCTATATATAGAGTAGGTGTTGCACTTTAGAAGGGTAATATGGAAGAGAATGCTATGGATTTTTAAGATGCATGTTGTTTTAATAGGAAAGAGGATGAGATGTTGTGATTTGTGCTCTTGGTGATTGAACTTGCacaaatatttagataataTATTCCATGCTTTACAGAGTTATTTCCCTAACAAAGCAAGCATAATGTGCTAAGTTAATAATAAGACACTAAAGTTACTAGGATTGGATGCAATGAGTAGAAACGTCTATTTAACCTCCGAGGTGTGGCTTTCTTAACAGTATGCTAGAAAGTCTATTTAACCTCCGAGGTGTGGCTTTCTTAACAGTATGCTAGAAAAAACAGGGGCTCACCGACCCTTGAGAATTAGCACCACCACGGTCGCCACCACCCAGCGTCACTTTAAGATTTCTAGAAAATTCTGTGAGGTCTTTCCTGCTCATACTGAATTATCTATCTTAAGGCTGGAAGCATAAAAGTATATTAGAATTTGGCATTGTGAAGCTGAAATGTGACAAAAGACAAGCATCAAGGTATAGAtactttataaatttcaagaatATTATGATAGGAACTTGCAGTGCCTCATCTGAAAACATGAGAAACTCCCTCACTCAACCACAAAATCTCCTGACGGTTTCTTTTTTGTGGTAACTCTTGCATATTCTCCACAAACTTCTTTACAAGGACAACCAGAACCATTACTTACAGAGAAAACAATGGCAGATCTAGCACAGGCTTCACATACATTTCAGACGAGTGGTAGTAATAATCTTTTACACAGATTTCAAACCAGTGATGGGAGAAGATGATCTTCCTTTGCCCTTACAAACCGTATAGAAAACAAGATCAATGATCAGTGGCAAAAGCTATGTTCAAAATCACTTCAATATGTTAAACATTCTAGTATCATTGATCAGATTAAAGAACCATATACTCTCCCACCGCCATGTTCAAGGAATTAAAGGAGAGCACtcaaaaaagaagtaaaaacaACCTTGTTTTCTTACAATTCCCAGTGGCAATGACCATATAATTCTCTTATCTCTATCAAGCAAAGCAGAAGGGAGAAGGGTCCCCCGCCAATCTAACTGCGAATGAATCTGAACAAAggaaagtaatttttaaataaaattgaaacaaaaatatatacatacatggGGCCCTTTCTGATCTGAGGGTGTGGGGACAAAGAAAAGATGTGAAGAGcaggaagaagatggaagTGTATTTTCATAGAAGTGTACAAGAGAGAAAGTAgatacatcatcatcatcatctgcACATGGAGATAAAAGGTTGATACATACTTGGCACACATGTTTTTTCCAATAATAAGACTGTGTAGCCAGGTCAGTCAGTCCCGTCAAGGGCAACCGGACCAAGAAATCCGCTGCCAACTTCACCTTAACTACATCCAAATCCTAATACAGATTAACAAACTTGAACCCAAATTCAATACACATGAAACATTAGATAGAGTTGTTACCCATTCATTAAGAGCATATCTAGATCTGCTCTTTCCAAAACAAGGGTAGTGGGTAATACAGAGATATACTGATAGCAAACAGGAGGAATAGCACAGATTGGACTGGGACACCCGTAGCTTTCTTTGTCGAGACAACACCACTGGTGAAATGGTTACGTTTCTAATCGAATTCACGACCCAAGAAAGGAGCATTGTTTTCGTGCATGTTCTGGTATCAATTTCACCAATATCTCAACAGGCACACCTTTCAATTCTAGTAAAATGAAGCAGCACCAGCAGCAAcattaaaggaagaagattAATTAGCAGTCCTACTAGAACAATAGTTCAGATGAAAACTAATTGcacttatatttttttttacaaaaaatttcTGACTATACCATGAGCTTTGAAGTTGAATAGTGGTGGAAGGAAGCGTCCATTAGGCAGTCGGGTATTTGGATCACGAAGCTCATCAAAAAATTGATGAGTCAAGGCATCCAACTGTATCATGGGTCAAAAGGAATTAATTAAGTCTAACAGTATAATTGGGAAACTCTTATTATTACCAAGTGCAGATATATAAGAATATGAGAGCAGGTAGTGTCTTGCACATAAAGATGACAATAGTTGCAACTATGCTATCCCATAGGGCTAAAAGTCAAAAGATCGATGATATCGGATTGAATTTCAGAGGTCCTTTTTAGGTGGCAGTATTTACATAGTTCGACAAGACAACCACCCAAATAAAGATCCTTTTATAGCCACCCATTCCTTCTTATATTTGATCAACCAACATCCACAACCAAACCTAGAACTGATACAAGGAACCATGTTACAGAAGAGTGTCTTCTCCAATCAACGATATAGCatttacaaatacaacaaaaGTAAGCTAGTAACTGATAAGCCACAAATGATCAAGTAAACTTCTTAAACAGGCCAAGGTTAGGAACCATCCATATATGATCAAACAAtagttccaaaaaaaaaaaaagttaaagatGACAGAAGATAACGAGGAGAAAACACATACTGTCATCAGAATTTTAAAGtagatcaagaaaaaaaaaaaagaatcagtGTATAGCTTTCATTTCATCTGAACAGCCCatcaaatatgaaatatagACGCTAGGCATTAGCATGGCAAGTCTGCAGTAAGACCAGGTACTTACCGCTGTGCACCTTAGATTAGGAGAGTATTGCAATAGTCTTGACACAAGATCAACAGCTTCCGGTGGCATTCGTTTGTGAAATATCTGCATGATAAATTAATGCCTAAATGCATAGTTcagaaagagtaataaataacatacatacaacattttcaaatacaaTTACCTTGTGCCATGGATGAGCTTTAATTTGAGGGAATTTATACTCTGTATAGTTGGGATTcatgcatttaatttcttcCCTGGTAGGAGTGCCCAAAACCTACAAAAACAAGTTCTATTACATacaaaaaagtacaaaaaaccttaaaacaaACTTAAGAATGAAGTAAGAACTGCAGGAGGAAAATGGTAAACATCCTCAGGCTCACAAGTCACAATATTAAAAGAGCAGTTTTGTGTCATCCAAGAAAAAACCCAAGATATAACCAGCCAATACAAATCAATGGCTCAAGAGTTAAACatataacattaaaaacaCAAGACagtatatttacttttttcttttaagaaagaaaagaaaaatgtgataAGAAGATGAGGTTCATACAATTCTAAAAGATTgattttactttataataataagTCACGAAAATCTTGACGAGTCTCCGGATTTTCTAGACTAAATCATATTGAAAAGACAGCTTAAAACTGAATATGATTGACAAGTGTTAGGAGCATGAGTTGCAATATTTACtcagaaatttgaaatgtcaaaACTACCTTAATGATTTCCACAAGCTGATCAACTCCACTCTCTCCAGGAAAAAGAGGCTgatacaaaataaatgaaggaaaaaaaaaatctttagtTTCCATAAAATCTCATACGAAGAAACATTCAAAATATCAAATGCACACAACCAACTACCTGACCAAGCAACAGCTCAGCAAGAACACAGCCTGCAGACCATATATCAATTGCGGTAGTATACTCTGTTGCTCCAAAAATAAGCTCAGGAGCTCTGTAGTATCTTGAACAGATGTAGGATATATTTGGTTCCCCTTTTACCTGTATAACACAGAATACAGTTGTATCTGGTCAGTCAGACAACAATCAGCCAACTGATCttttatttcaagaaaaagaagaaatcacaCACCAAGACTTTTGCACTCCCAAAATCACATAGTTTAACCTGGTGAGTATGCGGGTTCACCTGCATAAATTGATAGAACGAAGAAACAAATTACATGTAGATATCAGGAGAAACTAATGAGGACCagaattcttgtttttttttcagctTACCAAAAGATTTTGAGGTTTAATATCCCGGTGGCACACCCCAATACAACGATGGATATATGACAATGCTCTAAAGATCTGTGAGAATACCATttagatagatatatataaaactatAGAACCATCCACTATGACTTTCTGAAACAACGGAAAACTGAATAACtttaataggaaaaaaaaaaaaaaaaaaaaagagaaacataAGAAAAACTAATGAGTACCGAGTAATAGAAGcacaaaaaccaaaagaacaCAATAgcccaaaccaaaccaaatagAATGGAAGAACTACAAATCTAAGTGTTTAAATACTTGCATCAAAGcgaaataaaaaatctataaatctAAGTGTTTAAATACTTATTAGTGCAAATAATTATTggttaaaattacaatattttcaGAAAGATTGGTTAACTAAATTGATTTGTACTTTTAACTAAGACTTTCTGTATACTGCATttgtcaaaataaaatataaggcGTCTAAGAATGATTGATTGAAAATTACATATACACggaaaaccaaaccaaaccaaactaaCCAATTGGTTTGGTCCAAGGAGTCAACTCCAAATCAATAACCAACTGGCTGATGTTACGTTTCTTGAAAAGATATTCAGAAGAACTATACCTGGTACATGTAAAGTTTTACATAGATCACTGGCATCCTTTGGTTCAACTTGTTGTAGTGCTTTATCACCCTATGAACTGTTTCTGGGACATACTCAAGAACAAGGTTGAGATACAGTTCATCCTTTTCGGTGGTTGAGAAGAAACAATGCTTTAATGCAACAACATTTGGATGGTCAAGAAGCCGCATAGTTTGCAGTTCCCGGTTCTTGTATCTTTTATCTTGGAGAACCTTCTTTATAGCCACAGTTTCCCCAGTCTCTAAGCACTTTGCCTAAACAAGATATGGAAAATGAGAAAGGcacaaacaaagtacacacACATCCCcaatatctataaaaaaaaaaaaaaaaaaaaaaaaaaaaaaaaaaaaaaaaaaaaaaaaaaaaaaaaaaaaaaaaaaaagagaaacataAGAAAAACTAATGAGTACCGAGTAATAGAAGcacaaaaaccaaaagaacaCAATAgcccaaaccaaaccaaatagAATGGAAGAACTACAAATCTAAGTGTTTAAATACTTGCATCAAAGcgaaataaaaaatctataaatctAAGTGTTTAAATACTTATTAGTGCAAATAATTATTggttaaaattacaatattttcaGAAAGATTGGTTAACTAAATTGATTTGTACTTTTAACTAAGACTTTCTGTATACTGCATttgtcaaaataaaatataaggcGTCTAAGAATGATTGATTGAAAATTACATATACACggaaaaccaaaccaaaccaaactaaCCAATTGGTTTGGTCCAAGGAGTCAACTCCAAATCAATAACCAACTGGCTGATGTTACGTTTCTTGAAAAGATATTCAGAAGAACTATACCTGGTACATGTAAAGTTTTACATAGATCACTGGCATCCTTTGGTTCAACTTGTTGTAGTGCTTTATCACCCTATGAACTGTTTCTGGGACATACTCAAGAACAAGGTTGAGATACAGTTCATCCTTTTCGGTGGTTGAGAAGAAACAATGCTTTAATGCAACAACATTTGGATGGTCAAGAAGCCGCATAGTTTGCAGTTCCCGGTTCTTGTATCTTTTATCTTGGAGAACCTTCTTTATAGCCACAGTTTCCCCAGTCTCTAAGCACTTTGCCTAAACAAGATATGGAAAATGAGAAAGGcacaaacaaagtacacacACATCCCcaatatctataaaaaaaaaaaaaaaaaaaaaaaaaaaaNaaaaaaaaaaaaaaaaaaaaaaaaaaaaaaaaaactgaaaaagtAACTTTTAAGGAataaaagaacatgaaaatgtAAAAAGTTGCCATCAGCtggaaatttttttcaaacattacTTGAAACACGACTCCAAATGATCCATGCCCAACAGCACGCTCTGCCATATAACTGATTGTCTGCATATTAATACCAAATACCATTAGGGGCATagcaaacaagaaacaaatcTATGAGAAATTTCACACTAGGGAATGTTCGACAACCCACTTGGACAACTGCACTCATGCTTATAAAATGAATGTGAGAAAAGGACTAATTTAAGATTATGCATTTCATGCCTGCTTTGGGTAGCCATTTCTACCACCAATTGTGGTCACAATAATATGGCCTGTCTCTGTCCCATTGCCATCTACAACAGTTGCTTCCACTTCCTAAGCAATTGTTTCATCTCATGAGAACTCATAGAAAAGGACAAGAACGAAGAACAAAGCTAATTCATATCAATGATAAGGATATTACAAATGGAATATAAGGGCATCAAAAGATGCAGGTGTACCTTGTCGTCTCTaattttcatgtcattcaaCTCCTCAGGTAACCTATCCACACCAACGTTGTTATGACCAGCTGGTTCTCTCAAACTTGAAGTAGAAACAACACCCATTGAGCCCATTTCTTGAAATTGTCACGACCTTTCTTCAGTGAATGATCCTTATAAAACTAACCATTCACCTGTtcatatcaaataaaataagataatcGTATATCTTCATTCCATAACGTCTACCACATTACTCAATCCCTTCTTCATAATtcgtgaaatattaatatgatCTGCATCAACTATTTAACCCTGGCTTGGAAGAATAAGTCTCACTCCA
This Cucurbita pepo subsp. pepo cultivar mu-cu-16 unplaced genomic scaffold, ASM280686v2 Cp4.1_scaffold000176, whole genome shotgun sequence DNA region includes the following protein-coding sequences:
- the LOC111784249 gene encoding WAT1-related protein At1g09380-like translates to MAGGSDLLPLLAMVVVQFLYAGLNITSKLAMEFGMNPMVLVAYRQMFGTIAIAPCAYWFERKGRPKITKPILFQILLCSLTGATGNQVFYYVGLKYSSPTIACALTNVLPAATFLLALLFRQESVGIRTTPGAAKVMGTVVCVGGAMLLSFYHGQTINLGESGIHWKYAEMMRGGSSSSQGGSAIWGSLYLIISSVAWAAWFVIQARVNSQFPAPYTSTAIMTFMATIQCGAIAVGIEHNTAAAWSLKSPIRLVGALYAGVACSGVAFCLTSWSIQKKGPLYASVFSPFLLIIVAIFSWAFFQEKLYVGTVVGSLLIVVGLYAVLWGKTKEVKLQQVIEMAAVAEAKLDECNTKDDLEEQSYVVSNGNIVHK
- the LOC111784243 gene encoding shaggy-related protein kinase alpha, which codes for MGSMGVVSTSSLREPAGHNNVGVDRLPEELNDMKIRDDKEVEATVVDGNGTETGHIIVTTIGGRNGYPKQTISYMAERAVGHGSFGVVFQAKCLETGETVAIKKVLQDKRYKNRELQTMRLLDHPNVVALKHCFFSTTEKDELYLNLVLEYVPETVHRVIKHYNKLNQRMPVIYVKLYMYQIFRALSYIHRCIGVCHRDIKPQNLLVNPHTHQVKLCDFGSAKVLVKGEPNISYICSRYYRAPELIFGATEYTTAIDIWSAGCVLAELLLGQPLFPGESGVDQLVEIIKVLGTPTREEIKCMNPNYTEYKFPQIKAHPWHKIFHKRMPPEAVDLVSRLLQYSPNLRCTALDALTHQFFDELRDPNTRLPNGRFLPPLFNFKAHELKGVPVEILVKLIPEHARKQCSFLGS